CACCGACCAGGGCCGCATCGCAGGCGTACTGCGCTACTGACGCGCCCGCAGGCACAACAGGGCTGCTCCCCCAACCAAGACCAAGTAAGTAGGTAAGCCCGCTTCCGCCGTTTCGAATTATCGGCCCGTGACGTCGAGTTCGACGTGCATGCCGGCGGCGTAGTGGCCGGGGAAGTTGCAGACGAGTTCGTAGCGCCCCGGGTGCAGCGTGAGCGTGACCCAGCCCGTCGTGCCCGGGGTGATGCCGTTGCCGCTGCCCGCGTGGCAGCTGCGAGAGGCTTCGCCCAGGCTGCCCGTCTCGCTGATCCGTCCGTCCGGCCCGGTGGGCCTGTCTCCCACGGACCGGCCCGCCGCCAGCGGGAGCACCAGGACTTCGTGGGTGAGGGCACCGTCGTTCCGCACCCGCAGCGAGACGGTCCCGGCCGGGACCGTGGCCGGGTGAACGGTCAGCCGCAGCATGGCCCTGGGGTGGCGACCAGGAGCGTGACTCATCGTGCCCGGAGCCGTGTCGGCCGCGGTCACGTCCACGGTGCGGCCCGGTAGAGCGGGCGCCGCGCAGCGTGCGGCCGGGACCGTCCGCCCCGGGGGACCTGGGGCGCGGTGGGGGCCGATGGTGGCGAGCAGGACGGTCGAGGCGATGCCCAGCACCACGGCTGCGGCTGCCCCGGCGATGACCAGCCACAGGGTCCGGCGACGTGGCGTGGTCACCGATGCTCCCGTAGCACCGTGAGACGACGTTTGTACTCGTCCTCGTCGATCTCCCCGCGTGCGAATCGTTCCGCGAGCAGACCCTCCGCCCGCCCGGCACTCCATCCGCTCTCGCCGGACGCGGTCGGGCCGCTCTGCCTGCTGCGGCCGGCGCCGGTGAGGTAGTGGGTGAGGGCGATGATTCCGGCGATCAACAGTCCCCAGAACAGAATCATGATCACGGCCATGAGGACCCATCCACCCGAGCCCCAGCCGCCGTACCACATCACACCGAACACCTTCTCCGGCTGGTCAACCGTCCACAATCCCAGGATCGCGCGGTGCGGCACCGCTGTCTCGCCGGGACTGGGCGGCCCATGTGAACGCGGCGAGCACGTGCGGCGCCCACCTCCCGACGGCCGGTGAAGCCCGTTCACATGCGTGCCGGTTCCGCACCGGAGTCGGTGAACTCAATTGTCCAACAACCATCCAGGGATGCCGGCAGCAAACTGCGCATCCCGCAACCAGCCAATTCGACCGCAAACTTCTTATTGCAGGCATCGGTTGACCATCTGCCCGTCCATGCAGTGAAGTCCAAACTCCGGGCCGTTGTAGAGTCCCCTTATATCCGAGTGACACATGTCACCGGAGCAGTGCGACTAATGGGGGGGCTCAAGCGTGCGCAAGCGATTCAGAGGAGTACTGGCCGCCGGTATGGCGGTGGCCGCCACCATCGGCGGGATCGGTCAGGCGACGGCCGCGGGGGACACCTACGTCGCGTCTTATTTCGACAAAACCTGCCTCCGGGCCGAAGTCTCCTTCAAGAGCGATGGCGAGATCTGGACGATCTCCGACAAATGCGAGGACGGTCACGCCGTAGCCGTGCAGACCAAGTCGCCTTACAGCTGGACCAACTATTACCGAGGCGGTTGGGCCAACCAGAGCAAGACCATCGACAGCTCCTACCCGGAGGGCACAAAGGTCACCTTCCGGGCCTGCGCGGAGTTCGGCCAGACCTTGCGCTGTGGTGAGTGGGCTACCGCCATCGCGTGACCGGCCTCTCTCGCCGTGTGCTGCACTCCGCTCACCGGAGTGCAGCCCCAGAGCCTCTCTCCACCCCGGCTCCACACGCTCGCTTCGCGGTGCCTCAGGCTTCGTTCAGGTCATGCGGGAATTCGGCAATTCCCTTTCGAGCCCGGGCGGAGTTTGACGCCAAGAGCGAGAAGCTTCTGGTCCGGAACGAAGTGGACTTCAAGGTGAACTCCGTACTGTCCTGGAAGAACAGCTCCGGGAAAATCCACACCGCATTGAACAAGTGGGTCGCTGCTGGCGGCGCTCAGTCCTGGAAGTTTTCGCTGCCCGACGGCGCTGAGATCGCGCTCGCCGTAGGCGACAACGACGCCAAGGCGGGGCAAGCAGGCATGACCACTCTCCGCGCCTGAACCCAGCCACTACCTCACGGCACGGGAGCGGCGCAGACAGAAGGAAAGAAGCGGCCCCCGACCGGGAGTTCCCAGGTCAGGGGCCGTATGTCCGCGGAGGCTGTGGGATTTGAACCCACGGTGACGTTGCCGCCACGACAGTTT
The sequence above is a segment of the Streptomyces lydicus genome. Coding sequences within it:
- a CDS encoding sulfocyanin-like copper-binding protein; the encoded protein is MTTPRRRTLWLVIAGAAAAVVLGIASTVLLATIGPHRAPGPPGRTVPAARCAAPALPGRTVDVTAADTAPGTMSHAPGRHPRAMLRLTVHPATVPAGTVSLRVRNDGALTHEVLVLPLAAGRSVGDRPTGPDGRISETGSLGEASRSCHAGSGNGITPGTTGWVTLTLHPGRYELVCNFPGHYAAGMHVELDVTGR
- a CDS encoding SHOCT domain-containing protein, with the translated sequence MPHRAILGLWTVDQPEKVFGVMWYGGWGSGGWVLMAVIMILFWGLLIAGIIALTHYLTGAGRSRQSGPTASGESGWSAGRAEGLLAERFARGEIDEDEYKRRLTVLREHR